A segment of the Eleutherodactylus coqui strain aEleCoq1 chromosome 6, aEleCoq1.hap1, whole genome shotgun sequence genome:
AGTAAATCATGGAATATAATGCTCCATAATACATATCACATACCGTACAATTCACAGAATTTACAATATTCTAAATTTATTAGATAGATGTAACATAGTTATAATACACAGGACAATTACCACTAGTTACAGTGAACTGCAGGCGGCGATGTACACAGTACATCTATATACTGAAGATAACAATATGTTCCATCTTCATTGAGAAAACATATTACTATAGAGAAGTCTGTAGTATTTACAGAACTGGATGATACATAATATCTACTGTATACATCAGGCTGAAGGTTTAACCAACATTATTCTGCAATGCTTTGTACTGCAGGTCTGATATATATTAAATACTGAAACAATTCCTGCAAATATTGCAAAACAGCGCAGCCATATCCTGTTAACTATCCTCATATGGGACACAGACCAGTATTAATAATACTATAGTAAAGGACATGGTGGCTGTACAGTCACATATTGACACAATGCCCAGGAACACAAACAATGCACATGACATTTTACGATTACTCTATATATAGAGCAGCACACAGTACATATaatctgatacattgtatcactggGAGTATCCATAAATGTCCATATAGGACTAGGACGGTTTCTTCATAGAAGACAACTACCTATATACCAGTATAGAACCAAGtccatatagcagagctgcaggtgaCAGCAGATTATATGATGGACTAGTAAATCACACAGTAATTACATGATGTTCAGAAAGAACTGTCTCTTCCATCACATAGTGAGACACTAGTGACAGACAGAATACACCCCATCTCCAGCTCTCGGGTATAAGGGGGGACACAGAGCTCTCGGTCCACAGAAGGGGATGCAGTCACTACCAGGGTCTCCACAAGGCTTTACTGCTGTCCAGGGGGCTGTGTTTGCTGGGGGTCTGGTAGATGGGGGATACAGGAGGGGGTACATGCTGGCATGTCATAGCGTGAGCCCCagggaggttctgcagcagctggatcTGGAGCTTGGTCTGTTTGTGCTGGGACAGGAAGCTGATGGAGTCCTGGACACAGGTGGAGTAGCCTTCTCTCTGGGCCTGGCTGGAGGCTGGGACATCTAGAACAGGAGAGACATACATGTCAGTGACAGCGTCCATCACCTGCAGTAATCTGCTGGCAGTCACAATCATACGGGGTGTGAGGAGCGGAGACAAGACACTTACTGTCCGCCATGTGCCGCTGCAGGAAGGTGACCGTCATCTCCAGGATATCGGCTTTCTCCGGTTTGGAGGGGAGCTGATGTCTCTGAAACTCCTTCTCCAGTAAGATGCGCAGCTGCTCAATGCTGCTGTTAATCCGATCTCTCCGCATCTTCTCAATCGCCGGCTTCCTCAGCTGCAGACAAGACATGAGGGTTGGTTAGTTACTCTGGAGAAGCTGCACTTTATGGTGATGGAGGAAACATTTGATGCTATGAGAGAAGATATAATGAGCACTTACTCTCCTGGGCTGCCTGCTGTGGGGATCACTAGCAGCGCTCTGCATGTCGCTGTAAGGTGCCATCAGTCAGTGAGTGCGGCTGTGTCCTCTCTGGCCGTGATGAAGCCCGGGAGGCACAGAGACCCCTCTATATACCCCTCTCCCTGCATAATAATGTGTGAGGATCAGAGGGAGCGCAGGTTCCCACACTCAGCAGCCAATCACACGGCAGCGAGGACAATGGACGTGTGTCCATCTGGTACCTCCAATACAGGAGATAATAGAGGCTGCTGGGGGCGAGCTGGGAGTGTGGGAAAGACCTGCAGAAGACGCTATCTGCTGTAATGACATATTGCACTGACCACTGCTACTTTTACTATACATCCATTATTATGTGTGAGAGCAGCAAAATGTTCTAATGCTCATTAACCGTGTAGTATGGAATATAGGAGGATCGCAGGAGGAACAGTAATAACATCTGGAAACGTATCTCCCACATGTAAAAGTCATCAACTCTAATAGTTATAATCATGTAATAATATAAATAAATGGTCATTTCTTATTGACATCCATGCACAGCGAGAAATATTCTTAAAATCATCAAATTCTGTTGTCAGGACCAGTCAATCAGGGCATTTTCAGACATGTGCCAATATATAATGACACCTGTTTGTGTGCTGTCTGACCTCCATCAACCTTGCATATTGCATGTGATACTCTCGTCCGTGAAAATGGCaacaataggacatgcagcaatttcttTCACACGGACCATTAGTCTTTAAATAAGAGGTTCTTCAGCAGCTATAATATGTAGTATACAGTATTTCCAAATGTGAGACTTGTGAGGCTCCACAAGCAGCTGCCCTacacatttttgtcttttttgcaATACAGTCTTACTATATTTATTAAATGTATCTCACAATaatgcagaacctcataatactcacctcagctgctgcagaacttaaTACCGCACATACATCAGGTACTGCATTACAAGCTACTGCAGAACATCATTATACAATCTACAGCTGCTGCTGAAAATTCCATTTATAATATTTCGTatataatacagcatataataatcAAATTCTGTATCCAATGCTGTAGTCCTGCAAGGTAAAATTTTGTTTAAAGCAAAAGTGATATGTAACTAACTAAAATTCAATTTGTAGTTGTTTATTTAGTTAAAGCTATTAGTTTGTGAATATTTGATGATTTTCTAATTGAATTACATTTCCCCTCTGTCTGCTGTGATATGTGATAGCCACATCTGCTGGATATAAGAGGCTCTGGGGACAGAGGGTGTGGAGATGTGATAAGACATTTCAGATATCCCAGTGACACCTCATTATCCTCAGCATCAAACAGGAAGATAGAATGGGCAATGTGGATGCTGGAGATATCATTACACCCTTATCTAGGAAATCCATTTATATTAGAGCAAGAAATCCAATTAAGCACAGTGAGATCTTATCTTCAAGTAATTAGCTGTTTCATgcatcttaaagaggttgtgctaAGAACACAACCCCTGTTCAGATGCCATATTAGGGACCCCCATATATGAGCCAGAACTCCTTTCTGACAGGTTTTGTACTATTCCTGAATTACAAGGTGGcaattcatctgaatggccatcatgtaatactatggtacgaTTCCTGGCAGCAGGATATTCCTGGCTGGCCGTGGTTTaccctggcaaaatcagctgattttgGTGCCATATTCTGAAAGAAGTTGTCTGATGACACTACCCCTTTAATAATCTTGATAACAATACTTGTTTCTTCTCCAATGTGGGCCATATACATTAAATAACTTGTCCGCCTCAACCTAAACATATACACTATTGAGTAATAGGGTTAAATGTTGTCAGCCCATGCGGTGCGCACAGTCAATACTATGAGCCCTGTTAGCATTTGTAGTAGAGATCCTAGTCAGAccccactggatgggtgaaaactgatagatcagtggggtctgaccactcggacccccactgattgtgAAAACGGTGGACCTGTGTTCCCCCTATTCCCAATGCAGGATGTTTTCTGAATATTGCCCATAATGTAGAAGCGAATGGGCTGCCAGTGGCATATGCGCGGCTCCATTCATTCACATCTGTGAATGTgcgacctgcagcccattcgcTTCTACAAAGCGTCTACGTgcagatgggtgaaaactgggtAATTTTATCAACTAATCAGGCAACCCCTTCAAGGGAACAATCCAGCAAAACTGATGCAGTGGAACCCATTTACTTAGACCTACGTTTtacaccctgtgcccagctgcaAGCTCCAACCTAATGCATTTGTCTCTTTTAGCGGCATGTCTGTGTGCCGGATGAAAATCTATGCCAGCTTTGAGCTTTAGTAGTTTTTGCTATAATTTACTCCACTTTCTTATGTAGAATATAGTAAATGTGACAGGCCATGTGCAGCTCCAGCCCCTAAAACCAGAAAAAATTTcagcttgctgtgtaaatgcCCAAAAAGTGGCAACTTTGCCTTTGTGCCAAACTTGTGACGTTTGCTGTGCAGACCTTGATTAATAGGCTGCATTGTGTTACACTTCATACAGGGTCTAAGGTGGAGGAGCAGAACACAGGGCTTCAAAGAATACCAAAGAGAGAATCACAGTATTGTATTCCACTCCCAAGCCCACACTAGATATAGCACAGTGTATATGTTTTGTTGCTCCATTAGATGGGTTTTTcaccttttactactgatgacctatcctcaagataggtcaggtcatcaatagcaaatcaGCGGGAATCTGCTGCTcatgatccccaccgatcagctgatactCCGGCCTGCTGTCAATGCAGCCAAGCCGAAAATGTGATATACggtttcactcccattaaaatcagtgggaacaAAGCAATCTATTGCACATCTGGACCTGGCCAGCAGGGGCGGACTTCCATACTGGGAACCTATCACCAGTTGCATGCTGACCTGACCACAGGCAGCATTAACCCAAGACAGGTATGTACACTGCGGCGATTCAGAATAAACGTACTTTGAGGTTTGATTTTGAACAGCACTCCGAGTCATGGGGACGGGGCTTCACCATCCTCTCCCCACCTAGATCGCCTGGGGAGACAGCTCTCTTCTTATACACAAGCAtgaagagagctgtcactctagatGATGCAGGCTGGGAGAGCCCAGCGCAGCCCCAACCCCCTGAACTGGAGCACCACTCAAAATCAagcttcaaagtatgtttatttaGAAGTgccacagtgtttcagaatatGACGTGCACGGGCGGGCGCAGTGTACATATCTGTCCCgggtcatgctgcctgtggtttgcttcgggcagcatgaacatgGTGACAGTTTCCTTTTAAAGAGGATTTGTCATCATTCCTGACATGTTTATTTTACTAAATAATTGATTCCCCATAATATAACAATCTCGGTGCATCTTATTatagatctctgtattgtgccGTTCCTactagaaatttatgaataaattgctCCAGGGTGATCCCAGTTGGAGAGGTGCCCTTAGGGTTCTTTTAGATGAGCTGAATAATTGCTTTATAACAGAACGATAAgtcaacgagccaatgatgattattatgcctgcataaaatgaggaAAAGTGAACCattatcgttcatcgttcagtcattggctcatgtttagaccgaacaattatctttcattttcactcatttgaacgctttttaaatgataatcattctgttTCAAAGGACCCTTACACACTCTGACACGGTCCAGTTCATGCTGACATTGTCAGACTGTAGagacacacccctttgacaagtAAAATGGTAATGCACAGTTCTCAGTTTATTAATATATTTCTAGAAGTAATAACAGAGGAATGAAAAAACACCAGATTTGAGGGGTTTCACATTAGCGTCAGAACCTCCAGTCGTCACAGATGGGGCTGCACaatctggaagaaaaagcgctgcatgcagcacttttttttccatccaaGAGTCAGCCAGATGGGCAGTCAGTGgggggaccccattatagtcgataGAACGTAGACATTACCGGGCGGTCAGcgagcggaccccattatagtcaatagaacATTCATAGATGGAACCGTtcagctgtggggattcccctttcctgcttcctgaatggaggaggaaagcagaatccccattgcagatgtgaatgcaccctttgaAGAAAAAATtacccagaattgttatttcacagggaatgcaagtatttataAAAATAGATATATTAGGAGAGATGAGGAATgctctttaaggctgggttctcacagggtggaATCCCGCAGTAAATCTCGTGGTTTGTCgcagaaaaaaaagcaagatttctgccgggaaagcacACCtctaaaacccacggcacttagctgcgggttttggagtggcttggctgcatgcttttccgttgcggacggcactcccatagaggagagcacggctgcAACGGAAAACAAAAATTGACATTCTGCGGCTGGAGAATCCGCACCGCAGCGCAGgtttctgccagctttgccgcgatGAATTGGCCGTCCGGTGAGGAcgggatttttgacaaatctcgtccagatAGCTGGCTGATTcagggattagtggccgcaggtgaATTTGCCCcagtgaaattccggacggaatttcagctgcaaatctgccccgtgtgaacccagcctatggtCTCCATGTGCAGCAGTACAGGCTTCATGAAGTCAGCAATGTTGTGAGCATCAAACCTGTGACCAATTACCAATTTATCATATGATCACTGGAATTCAGACCCCAACCACCCAACATCACACTGGACAACAAATgatgatgtttaaaaaaaaaatggaacaataaaACATAATTTTCTGAAAATACATGTTTATTGCTTATAATCTGCAATCCGTGACAATGACTCAGTTAATGTACGAAGTATGAATATTTTATAAGCATCTGCAAATACTGCATGACACAATACACGTCACATGTAATATCCTGACAACTCCTGTACATactgaatagtaaaaaaaaatctagattaACAGCTGAGAAATGGCTACAAACATCACATATCATCAATACCCAAGTGGATTGCACTTGTTAAATGTTTTAATATAATAAATACTGAAACAATTCCTGCAAATATTGCAAAACAGCGCAGCCATATCCTGTTAACTATCCTCATATGGGACACAGACCAGTATTAATAATACTATAGTAAAGGACATGGTGGCTGTACAGTCACATATTGACACAATGCCCAGGAACACAAACAATGCACATGACATTTTACGATTACTCTATATATAGAGCAGCACACAGTACATATaatctgatacattgtatcactggGAGTATCCATATAATGTCCATATAGGACTAGGATGGTTTCTTCATAGAAGACAACTACCTATATACCAGTATAGAACCAAGTCCATATAGCAGAGCTGCCGGTGACAGCAGATTATATGATGGACTAGTAAATCACACAGTAATTACTTGATGTTCAGAAAGAACTGTCTCTCCCATCACATAGTGAGACACTAGTGACAGACAGAATACACCCCATCTCCAGCTCTCGGGTATACGGGGGGACACAGAGCTCTCGGTCCACAAAAGAGGATGCAGTCACTACCAGGGTCTCCACAAGGCTTTACTGCTGTCCAGGGGGCTGTGTTTGCTGGGGGTCTGGTAGATGGGGGATACAGGAGGGGGTACATGCTGGCATGTCATAGCGTGAGCCCCagggaggttctgcagcagctggatcTGGAGCTTGGTCTGTTTGTGCTGGGACAGGAAGCTGATGGAGTCCTGGACACAGGTGGAGTAGCCTTCTCTCTGGGCCTGGCTGGAGGCTGGGACATCTAGAACAGGAGAGACATACATGTCAGTGACAGCGTCCATCACCTGCTACAATCTGCTGGCAGTCACAATCATACGGGGTGTGAGGAGCGTAGACAAGACACTTACTGTCCGCCATGTGCCGCTGCAGGAAGGTGACCGTCATCTCCAGGATATCGGCTTTCTCCGGTTTGGAGGGGAGCTGATGCCTCTGAAACTCCTTCTCCAGTAAGATGCGCAGCTGCTCAATGCTGCTGTTAATCCGATCTCTCCGCATCTTCTCAATCGCCGGCTTCCTCAGCTGCAGACAAGACATGAGGGTTGGTTAGTTACTCTGGAGAAGCTGCACTTTAAGGCCagattcagatgagtgtattgtaACATGACCGTAATACAGCAAATTCACTAAAAAAGTCTACATGCACAGCATTTCTGTAAAGACTCTTACCTTTCTGAGCCCACCGGCAGCCTGATGCTCCAGCATCCTCATATTACATGGGGTCATGGTGCGGTATCTGGGGGTCTGTAGACTTGTAGCTGACTTCTGAGCAGCCTCCCCTCTATATACCCCTCTCCCTGCATAATATTGTGTGGAGAGCGGCCTTACAAGAGGTTCCCACactcagcagccaatcacagagcggcgAGGACAATGGACGTGTGTCCATCTGGAGCCTCCAATAGAGGAGATAATAGAGGCTGCTGGGGGCGAGCTGGGAGTGTGGGAAAGACCTGCCACAAGACGCTATCTGCTGTAATGACATATTGAGCAGTACATGGATGGAATTAAATTGTGTACTTTAAGTAAAGATCCTCCTGACCTACGATTGACAGGTCGGCCCCCAAAATTGCTTATAAATCTATTTATTTTGTAGAATAATctctaaataaaaatatacactcTTTCTCAAAAAtaattcctcccctagaaggagttgttggaatctaatgaaactttctatgtgccattgtaacattgttataagtaaatgattacaatatcagagaaaagtctaatttattaaagaaaattgaacccttgaagggaggttctagtaccctgttgggtcacctggtgggcatggaagcattaaggttccatatggtatcctgcagcataccgGTCCACATATGCcttaactgagcttctagattgtgcaaactcgtaggctgtcgaagttggtgtcccagatggttttgtacatgttctattggtgataaatctggcagccacagaagtgtggcaatgtcaAAGttcttcctgtgacacccttgttgtgTGCGGCCAAGTagtatcctgctggaagatgccgGGTGACCGACTTTCATATATGATAGCCCGCCAGAC
Coding sequences within it:
- the LOC136631417 gene encoding transcription factor HES-5-like, with amino-acid sequence MAPYSDMQSAASDPHSRQPRRLRKPAIEKMRRDRINSSIEQLRILLEKEFQRHQLPSKPEKADILEMTVTFLQRHMADNVPASSQAQREGYSTCVQDSISFLSQHKQTKLQIQLLQNLPGAHAMTCQHVPPPVSPIYQTPSKHSPLDSSKALWRPW
- the LOC136631418 gene encoding transcription factor HES-5-like, with protein sequence MTPCNMRMLEHQAAGGLRKLRKPAIEKMRRDRINSSIEQLRILLEKEFQRHQLPSKPEKADILEMTVTFLQRHMADNVPASSQAQREGYSTCVQDSISFLSQHKQTKLQIQLLQNLPGAHAMTCQHVPPPVSPIYQTPSKHSPLDSSKALWRPW